The stretch of DNA AAGTACTGATAAATCACGGGTATATTAGTTACTGATAAATCACGAGCATATAAGTGATGGAAATACTGATCAATCACGGGTATATTAGTGATGGAAATACTGATAAATCACGGGTATATTAGTGATGGAAGTACTGATAAATCACGGGTATATTAGTGATGGAAATACTGATAAATCACGGGTATGTTAGTGATGGAAGTACTGATAAATCACGGGTATATTAGTGATGGAAATACTGATAAATCACGGGTATATTAGTGATGGAGGTACTGATAAATCACGGGTATATTAGTGTTGAAAATACTGATAAATTAAGAGCATATAAGTGATGGAAATACTGATAAATCACGGGTATATTAGTGATGGAAGTACTGATAAATCACGGGTATTATTAGTTACTGATAAATCACGAGCATATAAGTGATGGAAATACTGATAAATCACGGGTATATTAGTGATGGAAATACTGATAAATCACGGGTATATTAGTGATGGAAGTACTGATAAATCACGGGTATATTAGTTACTGATAAATCACGAGCATATAAGTGATGGAAATACTGATAAATCACGGGTATATTAGTGATGGAAGTACTGATAAATCACGGGTATATTAGTGTTGGAAATACTGATAAATCACGAGCATATTAGTGATGAGAATACTGATAAATCACGGGTTTATTAGTAATGGAAGTACTGATAAATCACTGGTATATTAATGATGCAAATACAAATCACGGGTATATTAGTGTAGAAATACTGATAAATAACTCTAGGACTTCCCACCCCTTACCCCACACTTCCTATCGAGGATCGGAACAAGAACTTCTATCTTTAACACATACTCCATATCTCTAAGATGAATCTTTTTGAGAACTCCCTCAGCATCTCTtgctccccctctcccctccccagCTCTTCCTGCTTTTCTCCCGTCACGTTCCATTTAGTGGATGGCAAGTTGTCAAACCTTTAACATGCCCTTCGTGTCATAGATCAATCTCGATGCCCCCCACCACCACTTCCAATTCCCCACCCCTAACGTTCTATCTTGTGGGGGGCAAGTTGTTATACCTTTAACATGCCCTCCATGTCCCTCTCAAGAAGCTCCTCCTGTCCCATCGACAGGATGGCGAAAATTATACGAAACAGGCCATCGCGACCCTGCCACAGAAGGGATAACAGCTGATGTTAAATTTAATTACAATGTGGTCTCCATTACAATGTGAACAATGTGTACATTACAATGTGTACATTACAAAGTGTGCATTACAATGTGTTCAATACAATGTGTACATTACAATATGTGAAATACAATGTGTGCAAAGAATGTGTGCATTGCAATGTGTGCATTACAATGTGTGTAATACAATCTGTGTAATACAATGTGTGCATTGCAATGTGTTCAATACAATGTGTACATTACAATGTGTGCAATACAATGTATGCATTACAATGAGTTTAAAATAAGTTTTACAACGTATGTGATGAGCAGAGCGATGTTTGCGCAATATGCTTGGTTGTGGCACGGTGGGATGTTCGGTAATCCTATGACATTTGAGCGCGAAAGCGACGCTCTGCTAGATCAGAGTTTTTCTCACTTTCGTGCTCTATTGTATGTAAAACATCCTTATACAGGGTGCTTTATAATAGCAACTTTGTTTCCCACCTCAGATATAAACATGTCCATGACGCGAAAGGCTGCATTAAGCGGGAAGACAGAGGCGAAAAGGGTCAAGAACCAAGACGAGGCATACATGGCCGTGTGGAAACCCTGCATGACATAATTATATAGAATCAACACAATTTGTCACACAATAAGTAACGCAGGTCATGCATCGGGTCAAACCTCACGTCACACTATACCTGAGCCTGAAGTGAGCTCTGGTAGGCTCCACGCAACTTGTCACACAATAAGTAAGGTCACGCATCAGGTCACGCGTCACGTCACATACCTGAGCTTGGAAGTGAGCATAGAGCTCTGGTAGACTCCATGCAACTTGTCACGCAATAAGTAAGGTCACGCATCAGGTCACGCGTCACGTCACATACCTGAGCTTGGAAGTGAGCATAGACCTCTGGTAGACTCCACGCAACTTGTCACACAATAAGTAAGGTCACGCATCAGGTCACGCGTCACGTCACATACCTGAGCTTGGAAGTGAGCATAGACCTCTGGTAGACTCCACGCAACTTGTCACGCAATAAGTAAGGTCACGCATCAGGTCACGCGTCACGTCACATACCTGAGCTTGGAAGTGAGCATAGAGCTCTGGTAGGCTCTCCTGAAGGAGGTTCTCAAGCTGGAACATGCACAAGCCGAGCTCCGCCATGGTGGGCTTGAAGATCTCACGCATTCGGTAGTCTTGCATCAGCTTGACAAACACACAGAATGCTTCCTCCTCAGGCATCTACAGGAGACCAGGAGAAGCAGGGAGTCATGAAAGAGAATCAAAGAAAGTGCTTCATCTACGTGGAATCAGCAGAAGGGAGAAAATGGGACACACAAACCCTACTTCTCCGGTATCCGAGTAACAGTGAAGCACACCCCACAATATACAATCCCACCACACGGAGTCACACTAATACACCCCTGCATGGACACATGGAGCTACGCACATAAGAAACACTGCCTTACACACTCAGCCACACAACCTACTATCCCATTGCCACTTAACACACAATACAAACCAACACTATGCTCACACTACTACTGAATCAAAACGCATAGTGccacacaacacaacaaaagAATGATGCAATCTCGAGGTGTGCAAGGCAGTGCGGATCAAAGCTCAATGTGTGCATGCAAAGTGccacacaacacaacaaaagAATGATGCAATCTCGAGGTGTGCAAGGCAGTGCGGATCATAGCTAAATGTGTGCATGCAAAGTGccacacaacacaacaaaagAATGATGCAATCTCGAGGTGTGCAAGGCAGTGCGGGTCATAGCTCAATGTGTGCATGCAAAGTGccacacaacacaacaaaagAATGATGCAATCTCGAGGTGTGCAAGGCAGTGCGGATCATAGCTCAATGTGTGCATGCAAAGTGccacacaacacaacaaaagAATGATGCAATCTCGAGGTGTGCAAGGCAATGCGGATCATATACCTCAATGTGTGCATGTAGTGATGTGGCGTGGAGGGACACAATTTGTTGTATGGCTGATCGTAGTTCGGTTTTAGAGGTAAGGTGGGGCATGACACAATTTGTTGTATGGCTAATGGTAGTTTAAATGTAGAGCTGTGTTGTGGTTTGGTGTGACACAATTTTTATGGCTGTAAACAAAGACGTTTATACAAACCTGCATTAACAAAAGACCAACGATAAAAGCACTCCCTTGGCAATAGCCCACCTCCTTATCGTATATAGAATACGCCTGCGACCAAGAGACACATTTTAATGCTAAAACATGTGAAAActataatcatttgactaaaCATAAAGCATGGATTAAGCATGAATTCTTTGGTGCTCTATCTCGATACAACAGCGCTGATGAAAACATCTAGCAGCGTGGAATGGCGAATACCTAGGTCACATGTCATTTTCTGACGTCATTCCTAGTGCCCACTAGTGACatacataaaagaaaaaaaatgtttttctcttgtgtcgttatgttcatgtcgttatgttgggcttatgtatgacataaaagaaaaaatgtttttctcttgtgtcgttatgttcatgtcgttatgttgggcttatgtatgacataaaagaaaaaaaatgtttttctcttgtgtcgttatgttcatgtcgttatgttgggcttatgtatgacataaaagaaaaaaatgtttttctcttgtgtcgttatgttcatgtcgttatgttgggcttatgtatgacataaaagaaaaaatgtttttctcttgtgtcgttatgttcatgtcgttatgttgggcttatgtatgacataaaagaaaaaaaaggtttttctcttgtgtcgttatgttcatgtcgttatgttgggcttatgtatgacataaaagaaaaaatgtttttctcttgtgtcgttatgttcatgtcgttatgttgggcttatgtatgacataaaagaaaaaaatgtttttctcttgtgtcgttatgttcatgtcgttatgttgggcttatgtatgacataaaagaaaaatgtttttctcttgtgtcgttatgttcatgtcgttatgttgggcttatgtatgacataaaagaaaaaatgtttttctcttgtgtcgttatgttcatgtcgttatgttgggcttatgtatgacataaaagaaaaaatgtttttctcttGTGTCGTTatgtttatgtcgttatgttgggcttatgtatgacataaaagaaaaaatgtttttctcttgtgtcgttatgttcatgtcgttatgttgggcttatgtatgacataaaagaaaaaatgtttttctcttgtgtcgttatgttcatgtcgttatgttgggcttatgtatgacataaaagaaaaaatgttttttctcttatgtcgttatgttcatgTTGTTATAttgggcttatgtcaaaatgtcgaaccactcacacttgaacatataaACAGAAGGGTGTGCGTGCCCATGtctttatgtcgttatgtcactagtccATCAGTGCACCAGGCATAGCACTACATTGCTTATGTAATACAACATTGTTTACATAAGTAGTTTCCTGACGTAACATAAATAGTGGGCGTGACATGAGTATAACACACAGTTGCTAAATTCGAAACGAAGAAGTCCCCTTGATGACATCAAATACACAAGTTACCTTGATGACATTAAATACACAAGTCACATTGATGACATTAAATACCCAAGTCACCTTGATGACATTAAATACACAAGTCACCTTGATGACATTAAATACACAAGTCACCTTGATGACATTAAATACACAAGTCACCTTGATGACATTAAATACACAAGTCACCTTGATGACATTAAATACACAAGTCACCTTGATGACATTAAATACACAAGTCACCTTGATGACAATAAATACACAAGTCACCTTGATGACATTAAATAGCGTCCCCTGCCCAATGCCGTCCTTGTCTTTGAAGAACGAATGATCAGGAAATGTCCGCGCGATGTCTCTCTTGATCATTCTTTCGCATGCGGAATTCGCCTGTGAGAACATAGGTGTAAATATTCAGAGCGTAGCTTTACAAAAatcttaaaatttaaaattatcCATGCATTATTTTATACTCTAAAAAGACGTAGGATACATTGAATTTCACAGTGATTCAGACAGATTTAGTTCGCTTGAAATGTGTATCACACATTTCTCTGAGGCAGTAAAAATCTACCCTGGAAACCACAGACTGGAAGTCCGTTGAGTTCGTTCACCCGCCCCCTATTAGCTGAGAAAGTATAGAGCATCACCCTCCTTGATCTTCAAAGTCTAGCGGGAATAACGACTAAGAGCAGGTCGGTAGATCTGATTTGTGAGACGAATGTTCTATAACCAGGTCCGGGCCATTTACCATATGCCCTTTTTATTTAAGGTGGAGGTCTCATTTCCTTGAAGAAAAGGGCGCTGGCCAATGATACCATCCCTAATAGCTATCAAACTATCTTACCTTGATTAATTTAGGGTACTCATCCTTGAGAGGCATGTCCCGGGACCCACAAAGCAGCTGCCAGACGAGCCCCCGTAACGCATTAGGTATTCCCTTACGGACCATATCCCGTACGTTCTTTGGTTTCTTGCGCACCGCGTCATCCCAATTGCCCATCAGTTGTCCCCACTCGTGGTACACATCCCCTTCGTCACACACCTCGTCATAGTTCTCCGGCGTGTCTGGAGGGAGGGAGCCACTCGCGGTGGACCATCGCTTAGGTGTGTCCGGGATAGCAGTCTGGGCGCGAGAATCTGAGGCAAGAATTCTAAGAAAAATGGAGTGAGGGCTGGTGTAAAAGAAAAGCATGTGATGTAGAGAGAAATGAGACACAAAGCAAAGCTCTAATACAATTTGTTACTAACAATTTAGAATTTCCAGGACAAGTTAGTTATGTTCATGAACATCATAGTGCAGGTGTGAAGGGAAAAGGATGGAAGTGGAGGGGAAATAGaagaggaggaagggggagaGGATGGGCAAAAAGGAGGAAGAAgttggagaagaaaaaggtggGACAGTAATGGGAATGAGAGGTGAGAGAGGAGCAAGACCATGAAAGGGAAGTAAAAATGAGATGCAAGAAAGGGGAAAGGGCAAAGGAAAAGAAGTTAAAAGCAGGTAGAAGGGGAGAAGAATGAGGAAGGAGCAAGAGGGAGAGAAAGGAGAAAGGTGAAGGAGGAGGTTGGAAGAGGAACAGTGGGAATGAGAGGATGAGGGAGGGGAGAttatggagggggggggggggagaaaaaCGAGGAGGACAGAAAAGGAAGGAGGGGAAAGGAggagagaagatgaaagaggggTGGACGAAGAAAGAATTGTGTGGGAGGATGGAAGAATAAGAAGGGAATAGAGGGAAAAGAAGGATGGGGAAGAGACTTAAGGAAGGAGAGGGGAGAAGGGgtagaaggaaaaaaataatgagggTTAAGGAGGAAGGAGGATGAGGGGTGCGTGAGGAAAGAGAATTGGGTGAGAGAGGGACGAGATGAGGGAATGAGGGGTGAGAAGGAAGGAGGATGAGAGAGGGACAAGATGAGGGAATGAGGGGTGAGGAGGAAGGAGGATGAGAGAGAGAGACGAGATGAGGGAATGAGGGATGAGGAGGAAGGAGGATGAGAGAGGGACAAGATGAGGGAATGAGGGGTGAGGAGGAAGGAGGATGAGAGAGGGACGAGATGAGGGAATGAGGGGTGAGGAGGAAGGAGGATGAGAGAGGGACGAGATGAGGGAATGAGGGGTGAGGAAGAAGGAGGAAGGAGGATGAGATGAGGGAATGAGGGGTGAGGAGGAAGGAGGATGAGAGAGGGACGAGATGAGGGAATGAGGGGTGAGGAGGAAGGAGGATGAGAGAGGGACAAGATGAGGGAATGAGGGGTGAAGAGGTAGGAGGATGAGAGAGGGACAAGATAAGGGAATGAGGGGTGAGGAGAAAGGAGGATGAGAGAGGGACGAGATGAGGGGTGAGGAGGAAGGAAGATGAGATGAGGGAatgaggggtggggaggaagGAGGATGAGAGAGGGACGAGATGAGGGAATGGGGGGTGAGGAGAAAGGAGGATGAGAGAGGGACGAGATGAGGGAATGAGGGGTGAGGAGAAAGGAGGATGAGAGAGGGACAAGATGAGGGAATGAGGGGTGAGGAGAAAGGGGGATGAGAGAGGGacaagatgaagatgatgagcGGTAGACTGCGTAATAGCAGTAGTGGTATCGTAAGTGCGTAATAGCAGTAGTGGTATCGTAAGTGCGTAATAGCAGTAGTGGTATCGTAAGTGCGTAATAGCAGTAGTGGTATCGTAAGTGCGTAATAGCAGTAGTGGTATCGTAAGTGCGTAATAGCAATAGTGGTATCGTAAGTGCGTAATAGCAATAGTGGTATCGTAAGTGCGTAATAGCAGTAGTGGTATCTAAGTGCGTAATAGCAGTAGTGGTATAGTAAGTGCGTAATAGCAGTAGTGGTATAGTAAGTGCGTAATAGCAGTAGTGGTATCGTAAGTGCGTAATAGAAGAAGTGGTATCGTAAGTGCGTAATAGCAGTAGTGGGATCGTAAGTGCGTAATAGCAGTAGTGGTATCGTAAGTGCGTAATAGCAGTAGTGGTATCGTAAGTGCGTAATAGCAGTAGTGGTATAGTAAGTGCGTAATAGCAGTAGTGGTATCGTCAGTGCGTAATAGAAGAAGTGGTATCGTAAGTGCGTAATAGCAGTAGTGGGATCGTAAGTGCGTAATAGCAGTAGTGGTATCGTAAGTGCGTGATAGCAGTAGTGGTATCGTAAGTGCGTAATAGCAGTAGTGGTATCGTAAGTGCGTAATAGCAGTAGTGGTATCGTAAGTGCGTAATAGCAGTAGTGGTATCGTAAGTGCGTGATAGCAGTAGTGGTATCGTAAGTGCGTAATAGCAGTAGTGGTATCGTCAGTGAGTAATAGCAGTAGTGGTATCGTAAGTGCGTAATAGCAGTAGTGGTATCGTAAGTGCGTGATAGCAGTAGTGGTATCGTAAGTGCGTGATAGCAGTAGTGGTATCGTAAGTGCGTAATAGCAGTAGTGGTATCGTAAGTGCGTAATAGCAGTAGTGGTATCGTAAGTGCGTGATAGCAGTAGTGGTATCGTCAGTGAGTAATAGCAGTAGTGGTATCGTCAGTGCGTAATAGCAGTAGTGGTATCGTAAGTGCGTGATAGCAGTAGTGGTATCGTAAGTGCGTGATAGCAGTAGTGGTATCGTAAGTGCGTAATAGCAGTAGTGGTATCTAAGTGCGTAATAGCAATAGTGGTATCGTAAGTGCGTAATAGCGGTAGTGGTATCGTAAGTGCGTAATAGCAGTAGTGGTATCGTAAGTGCGTAATAGCAATAGTGGTATCGTAAGTGAGTAATAGCAGTAGTGGGATCGTAAGTACGTGATGGCAGTATCGTAAGTAGCACCAAGACTAAGTTTGTCAAGAATGTCTATCGATTAAAATCAAGCTTCACAGCCCTCATATGACTCTCCTTTCCAATATCCACCGTACATTTTAGATGCATTATAAATCACATAGATGATGCAAACGTATTGAACATAATGAGACAAAAAAATTCCAATAGCGCGAAATGAAAACAACAGCCGAAAAGGAAACCGCAATATGAATTAATTACTTCGGTTTGATTTTGCAGGAACTTCTCCACGAGTAAACATACCACGATAattcaataaataataaagtaCGGGATATCGTATTGTTTGACGTTTTAGATAGGTGTACAGATAAGCAAACGCGCCCCGCGATCGTTTACGATATTCCAACTTTAATTGCGAACCAGCGCAATACATCAACCAAATAAAACCCCAGATTGCCCGAAGCAACCTCCTAGAAACAATTAATACCAATGTAGTCGAAGGCCAagacatttcctttttttgagTCAAGTTCTTAAAATATCACGCGGTAAGAGAAACTGCCGCGACCAAAATAATCACGAGACCTATGAAGAACATGAAAACGCTGGAAGCGATGGGGAAATTGTTACCTGGGCAAGCTACGGGTTTTACGGGAGCGGGATTGTGAGTTCCTTCGCTTCATTGTCACGGGTTTAGCGTCATGGAGTGAGTGTACACGACGTTTACCGACAGATGAGCGCTGTCATGTCGATTTATGTAGAGATAATAGAGTATTTCCTGTTTTCCTTGCGAACTTTATTCTGGGCCTGTTCTTTGACCCGGGTTAAAGAATGGATTATAGCTGACAGATGAAAGAGTGTCAGATGAAAGACGTGCCATATATGAGTTGATAATATCGAGAACAATctcaaatactttttttttataagaatgttTAATTTTCAGTTTCGGctcgttcttatttttggagcatctTAAGCCTGAAAATGTTCTCAAGGTTGTTTTTATGAACGCAATTTGAACCAAACTTGCAACGCATCACACACACAGACACGAAAAGCGCAGAATATTTTGCTgttatctgagcctcggcatgttcttagaatttggtAAAATCTCACCCtgaacgttcttataaaaatacGTTGTCTATACGTTGTCTATACCTTTAAGGTCTCACATATGAGTATCGTAAATAAATATTTGCTCGTTTTTCTCTATCTGAAATCGAAAGtgcattactttttaagcaaatGATTTCTGAAAGCAATCATGACAGATAATGATTGAGTTGAGTGGTAATAAACCGTTAACAATTGCTGATTAGGGTTGATATGCAATCAATATAATAGAGTTTAACAATTCTTACCAATGGGTTTAATACAATGAGAATTCCAGGAGCGAAAATAATGAAACATTCATAAGAACGATCAATTCAATTTACCTTTTCACTATACGCCTTACTAGCGTGCACTGAGCTAATTGTGTCTCTTAAAGTATACCCCAAATTCAGAGGCTCTCTACAACATACAATGTAAAAGAGTATCAACCCAAGAATgtcatatacacctattttaaataaggttgcacttatgcctggtgcacactagtgacataacgacatggacataacgacatgggcgtaCGCGCTCTGTTtagcccaacataacgacatgggcgtaCACACTCTGTTtagcccaacataacgacatgggcgcgcacaCTCTGTTtagcccaacataacgacatgggcgcgcacactatgtttagcccaacataacgacatgggcgcgcacaCTCTGTTtagcccaacataacgacatgggcgtgCACAATCTGTTtagcccaacataacgacatgggcgtgCACACTCTGTTtagcccaacataacgacatgggcgcgcacaCTCTGTTtagcccaacataacgacatgggcgcgcacaCTCTGTTtagcccaacataacgacatgggcgcgcacaCTCTGTTTAGCCCGGCATAATAGTGGAAAGCTACGCACTTATTACAAAGATCAAGACAAATTTTaaactagaaaaatatttatcagaaGCTAATGTTAGACGCCGACAATCTATGACAAGATTGCGTGTCTCGGCACACAAACTAGCAATTGAAACAGGCCGCTATAAAAAATTACCTTATGAATTAAGGATTtgtgaaaaatgtgaaaaaaattaaggTTGGGATGAGTACCATACCTTAATGGAATGCGACTATGTCAATGATATACGTCGAGTATTTTCTAATGATCTATTTGCAAACAATAACTGTTAAGGCCAAAAGACCTTTTCTTGTATATTATGAGCTTAACAGATGACTCCATTACGAGCCTAGTCCTGAAATTTTGTGATGATGTAATTGAATATTATGAATAGAGGATAGGCATATAAGCCAacctactttgtatattatccTAATATACCTGTATTGGTATTTATTGGAATAAAAGTTATGAGTTATTAACTACATGGGCGTGCACGCTCTGTTTAGCCCAACATAATGACATGGAcatcatgacataaaagaaaaaacaagttttttttttctcttatgtcgttaagTCCATGTCATTATGTCTGACTTGTGTCAAAATGTTGAACCATTCTCACTTAAACACACGAAGATAACAGTGCACGCgtccatgttgttatgtcgttatgtcacttgTGTGAACCAGGCATTAGAGAACTCATTTGGTGTAACAAGCAGTGCCTCATGtgtatctaattataaaagcaaataagcttaaataaaaacttgatttgcaaagttttaacattcttgtttatgtgccTGTAAATGGTTTTCAGAGTAAGCCATTTATGTTACCCATGATAACACCATGGTAAAACCACTGAAGGTTAAATCACATCCAGAATACCACATtaaatttgaaataggtgtatacatatttctatttttgtaCCCCACTGACAGATGATTTCAAAACAAAGAGTACctgaaattattattttgaaatctCTACTTTAATACTAATATTAGTATAGTTTAACTCACTGAGCCCTGGCTATTTTAGAGCTGAAATGACTACCATTCCTACATCTACCTACCTATTACCATTTTGATTGGCCAATTGAAATGTGTGACAAAAGTACAACACTAAAGTACAGGCATGAGACCTATCCCTTGCTGGTTATGGAAGACCCTCAAATTATGTGATTCTGACCCCCCTCATTACACCAAAAGTGCTATCCCCCATAGCCTCACTCTCCGCCTTTGATCTACACTTGTTCTACAGACAAAAGCTTTAATAACCGCTGTAATGAACACACTAACTACTGTACTTTCTCCAGCGTGGCTATAAACCAGCGTTCCTCAACAAATTCTATGTGCAGCTAACTCCTGCAATGACCCTCTAGGCCGGAGGCCgaaataataacaaccacaaaaaaGCCTGTTGCATCCATTTTGTTTACAAGCCTACACCTACTAACATCAAAGACATAATCCATAAAAATTTTAACCTATTCTAGACTAAATGCCATGAAGTTTTCACTGAGCCCCCTTTTGTAGCCTTTCGCTGCTCACCTAACCTCTCAGACACCCTGACACCTCTCGGACACCCTGACACCTCTCGGACACCCTGACACCTCTCTGACACCCTGACACCTCTCTGACGACCTGACACCTCTCTGACACCCTGACTAAAGCCAAGCTTTAGTCACTCTACCACAAAAAGCAGTTGGGTGCCTTTCATTGCAGGAAAAGCTGCCTAACCTTTTCCTATATCAGAACTGATTGCCTAACAAgctaaatatttttcttaacAAGGGAGACATCACCTATAGCCTGCCCCATAACCTGCAAAACTAAAATCATGATTTACATCATTTAGTGTAACCGCTGTAATCAACAATTATACCAGAGAAACTAAACGCACACTAAAAGAATGATTTAATGGCCAACACAGACCTGTAGACTCGAATCTCAATCCACACCTACCCACGCCGCTGAACACTTACTAAAACCTAACCACTCCCCTTCTGTCATAGAGCTCATACctattaaaaaattataagaaaccGAGACTTCACACTGATAGCTTGTGCTGGCACTGTAGAGCCCGGTGGCCTTAACTGCCAAGAAGAAACTCctctatttattattatccACTTGTCTATTTACAATTATTATCTTTTGCTAGTTAATAATCAATAAACTTTGTACACTCTATCTGTAACATGCCAATGTAACGCTTTTGCaacctgaagatggcacataCCGGCCTACCgaaatattgtttaaaaaaacaaatctgTATTGTTGTTAAATTTTTCTTATAAAGTTCAAAGTAAAGACCACGCT from Nematostella vectensis chromosome 8, jaNemVect1.1, whole genome shotgun sequence encodes:
- the LOC5506027 gene encoding EVI5-like protein isoform X2; translation: MKRRNSQSRSRKTRSLPRILASDSRAQTAIPDTPKRWSTASGSLPPDTPENYDEVCDEGDVYHEWGQLMGNWDDAVRKKPKNVRDMVRKGIPNALRGLVWQLLCGSRDMPLKDEYPKLIKANSACERMIKRDIARTFPDHSFFKDKDGIGQGTLFNVIKAYSIYDKEVGYCQGSAFIVGLLLMQMPEEEAFCVFVKLMQDYRMREIFKPTMAELGLCMFQLENLLQESLPELYAHFQAQGFHTAMYASSWFLTLFASVFPLNAAFRVMDMFISEGRDGLFRIIFAILSMGQEELLERDMEGMLKYFQKEMPDLYEKDMDPVMKIASEYKFNSKKMKRLEKEYTRVKHKEAEDNEEIRRLKTENRLLIQRVDELEQESLNLADRLIQGQVTRAQEQEELYALKRELAITKRHDKDITAALREANKRIEELNMFKNHIVSELSQREADTPVSARDMKLIAMQAELEECRLREVKSNQMVDELASTVQRLEDKLHEIKEEKNPPAVCYPQVTFTGAEDG
- the LOC5506027 gene encoding EVI5-like protein isoform X1 — protein: MASELAPSPSETACLNQDKNRSPSVDELLAKLEEQNRILASDSRAQTAIPDTPKRWSTASGSLPPDTPENYDEVCDEGDVYHEWGQLMGNWDDAVRKKPKNVRDMVRKGIPNALRGLVWQLLCGSRDMPLKDEYPKLIKANSACERMIKRDIARTFPDHSFFKDKDGIGQGTLFNVIKAYSIYDKEVGYCQGSAFIVGLLLMQMPEEEAFCVFVKLMQDYRMREIFKPTMAELGLCMFQLENLLQESLPELYAHFQAQGFHTAMYASSWFLTLFASVFPLNAAFRVMDMFISEGRDGLFRIIFAILSMGQEELLERDMEGMLKYFQKEMPDLYEKDMDPVMKIASEYKFNSKKMKRLEKEYTRVKHKEAEDNEEIRRLKTENRLLIQRVDELEQESLNLADRLIQGQVTRAQEQEELYALKRELAITKRHDKDITAALREANKRIEELNMFKNHIVSELSQREADTPVSARDMKLIAMQAELEECRLREVKSNQMVDELASTVQRLEDKLHEIKEEKNPPAVCYPQVTFTGAEDG
- the LOC5506027 gene encoding EVI5-like protein isoform X3, encoding MASELAPSPSETACLNQDKNRSPSVDELLAKLEEQNRILASDSRAQTAIPDTPKRWSTASGSLPPDTPENYDEVCDEGDVYHEWGQLMGNWDDAVRKKPKNVRDMVRKGIPNALRGLVWQLLCGSRDMPLKDEYPKLIKANSACERMIKRDIARTFPDHSFFKDKDGIGQGTLFNVIKAYSIYDKEVGYCQGSAFIVGLLLMQMPEEEAFCVFVKLMQDYRMREIFKPTMAELGLCMFQLENLLQESLPELYAHFQAQGFHTAMYASSWFLTLFASVFPLNAAFRVMDMFISEGRDGLFRIIFAILSMGQEELLERDMEGMLKYFQKEMPDLYEKDMDPVMKIASEYKFNSKKMKRLEKEYTRVKHKEAEDNEEIRRLKTENRLLIQRVDELEQESLNLADRLIQGQVTRAQEQEELYALKRELAITKRHDKDITAALREANKRIEELNMFKNHIVSAVMISRDPDPQITCSPLFFTPIHIVSTVIDPQ